A portion of the Eubacterium maltosivorans genome contains these proteins:
- a CDS encoding HAMP domain-containing sensor histidine kinase, producing the protein MGLRDWSIRKKLILSNIMMIVIPVVLILIIIGGTVFGLLMIMLPENQANMLFKVDGTVSTYQLQLAFDSMCEKISGKDKEDGNDLTALTNALEKLGASIAVTGGELPYLTDGVTVDEIETEAREIAGATDLENQPLFLRNDRGLVYLMPVTNQTGEKIRLLVVSSEMDFEESSSYAIWDNWDKIKLIIKISAAVVAGIAVVIVVLTGLVLAGKLYKTMIYPIKSIRDGAREIRDGVLDHPVEVYSKDELGEVCDDFEEMRIRLKESVELQQRYESSRKELIAGISHDLSTPLTSIKGYAGGLLDGVANTPEKQKHYLRTIYDTACDMEGLVDNLFLFSKLDMGKMDFQMESIPIKAYLTDFCAEAGLKIQGRSVEIQLDNQLKDKKFVSIDQTQFGRVLWNLLENSLKYAEEKNVKITITLAEEAEKVVLRFEDNGPGVEQEALEKIFDSFYRTDPARSSLKKGSGLGLSVAREIIEGFSGRIYAEASKLGGLAIVIVLPIAED; encoded by the coding sequence ATGGGGCTGAGAGACTGGTCCATACGAAAAAAGCTGATTCTCTCCAATATAATGATGATTGTCATTCCGGTTGTTTTAATTCTGATCATTATCGGCGGTACAGTGTTTGGTCTTCTGATGATCATGCTTCCGGAAAACCAGGCCAATATGCTGTTTAAGGTAGACGGCACTGTGTCGACCTATCAGTTACAGCTGGCCTTTGATTCCATGTGTGAGAAAATTTCAGGAAAGGATAAAGAGGATGGGAACGATCTGACCGCTTTGACGAATGCTTTGGAAAAGCTTGGAGCATCAATCGCTGTAACCGGGGGAGAGCTGCCTTATCTCACCGATGGTGTCACCGTCGATGAAATCGAGACGGAGGCCAGGGAAATCGCAGGGGCTACAGATCTCGAAAATCAGCCGTTGTTTCTTCGGAATGACCGGGGACTCGTGTACCTCATGCCAGTTACCAACCAGACTGGTGAGAAAATACGTCTGCTCGTTGTCAGCAGTGAGATGGATTTTGAAGAAAGCTCCTCATACGCGATCTGGGATAACTGGGATAAGATCAAGCTCATCATTAAAATCAGCGCGGCAGTGGTCGCGGGTATTGCGGTGGTCATCGTAGTGCTGACTGGACTGGTATTGGCGGGGAAGCTTTACAAAACCATGATCTATCCCATTAAAAGTATCCGAGACGGCGCCCGGGAGATTCGAGACGGCGTACTGGACCATCCGGTAGAGGTCTACAGTAAAGATGAGCTTGGCGAAGTGTGTGATGATTTTGAAGAAATGCGGATTCGCCTTAAGGAGTCCGTTGAGCTGCAGCAGCGTTATGAGAGCTCCAGAAAAGAATTGATTGCAGGAATATCCCACGACCTGTCAACGCCGCTTACCTCCATTAAAGGGTATGCCGGAGGTCTTTTGGACGGTGTAGCCAACACCCCGGAAAAGCAAAAGCATTATCTGCGAACCATTTACGATACTGCCTGTGATATGGAGGGGCTTGTAGATAATCTCTTTCTGTTTTCTAAGCTGGATATGGGTAAAATGGATTTTCAAATGGAAAGTATCCCGATAAAAGCGTATCTTACAGATTTTTGTGCAGAGGCAGGTTTAAAGATACAGGGACGTTCAGTGGAGATTCAATTGGATAATCAGCTAAAAGACAAAAAGTTTGTGAGTATTGACCAGACACAGTTTGGGCGGGTGCTCTGGAATTTACTTGAAAACAGTCTCAAATACGCCGAAGAAAAAAATGTGAAAATAACAATAACCCTGGCCGAAGAAGCAGAAAAAGTGGTGCTGCGCTTTGAAGATAACGGACCAGGCGTGGAGCAGGAAGCGCTCGAAAAAATTTTTGACAGCTTTTATCGGACAGATCCTGCCAGAAGCAGCTTGAAAAAAGGCAGCGGGTTAGGGCTTTCTGTTGCCCGTGAGATTATTGAGGGCTTTAGCGGGAGAATCTATGCAGAGGCTTCAAAACTGGGTGGGCTGGCGATAGTTATAGTGCTGCCGATAGCGGAGGATTAA
- a CDS encoding phenylacetate--CoA ligase family protein has protein sequence MIREPLEELKSLVSRLEASSPFYQRKFKECGVEAGDIKTMEDFRKLPFSDKDELRKAYPLGIQAVPDEEVVRIHSSSGTTGQPVIIPYTRKDVEDWAIMFERCYRYAGMDNKDRIQITPGYGLWTAGIGFQAGAERLGAMVIPMGPGNTQKQLKMLVDMQTTVLASTSSYALVLAEEVAKQGLQDKINLKRGIIGSERWGDKMRKRIVDELGIEIFDIYGLTEIYGPGISIDCHHHCGMHYWDDYLFMEIIDPDTLKPVEEGAYGEMVLTTLHKEGGPLLRYRTHDITRFIPGPCPCGSDHPRHDRIVGRTDDMVKVKAVNIYPGQIDELLKEIDGVSSEYQAIVANENGKDVVHLRFEVENGVDKEEIQKEVNYQFKSKIGITVIPEAGFIGSLPRSEKKSVRIIDNRFE, from the coding sequence GCGGCGTAGAGGCCGGAGATATCAAAACCATGGAAGATTTCAGAAAGCTGCCCTTCAGCGATAAAGATGAGCTCAGAAAGGCGTATCCCCTGGGAATTCAGGCTGTACCGGATGAAGAGGTAGTCCGTATCCATTCATCTTCCGGCACCACTGGACAGCCGGTCATTATCCCTTATACCAGAAAGGATGTGGAGGACTGGGCCATTATGTTTGAGCGCTGCTACCGCTACGCGGGTATGGACAACAAAGACCGTATCCAGATAACGCCGGGCTATGGTCTGTGGACAGCGGGGATTGGTTTCCAGGCAGGGGCGGAGCGCCTTGGAGCAATGGTTATCCCTATGGGGCCGGGGAATACACAGAAGCAGCTGAAAATGTTAGTGGATATGCAGACCACTGTTCTGGCCAGTACTTCCTCATATGCTCTGGTGCTGGCAGAGGAAGTGGCTAAACAGGGATTGCAGGATAAAATTAACCTGAAGCGGGGAATTATTGGCTCAGAACGCTGGGGTGATAAAATGCGTAAGCGTATTGTGGATGAGCTGGGAATTGAGATCTTTGACATTTACGGCCTGACCGAAATTTACGGGCCGGGTATCTCCATTGACTGTCATCATCACTGTGGTATGCATTACTGGGATGATTACCTGTTTATGGAAATCATCGACCCCGATACGCTAAAGCCGGTGGAGGAGGGTGCCTATGGAGAAATGGTGCTCACGACCCTGCACAAGGAAGGCGGGCCGCTGCTGCGTTATCGCACCCATGACATCACCCGTTTTATCCCAGGGCCATGCCCGTGTGGCTCAGACCATCCAAGACACGACCGTATTGTGGGAAGAACTGACGATATGGTCAAAGTGAAGGCGGTTAATATTTATCCGGGGCAGATCGATGAGCTGCTAAAGGAAATCGACGGCGTCAGTTCAGAATATCAGGCCATCGTGGCAAATGAAAACGGCAAGGATGTTGTGCATCTGCGGTTTGAGGTGGAGAACGGTGTCGATAAGGAGGAAATCCAGAAGGAAGTCAATTATCAGTTTAAGTCTAAAATTGGCATTACAGTTATCCCCGAAGCAGGATTTATCGGTTCACTGCCGCGTTCAGAAAAGAAATCCGTGAGAATCATCGATAACCGGTTTGAATAG
- a CDS encoding response regulator transcription factor, whose amino-acid sequence MKKILIIEDDLKIAELERDYLEINGFRVELAADGGTGLSSAVNDDFDLIVLDLMLPGIDGFTICRSIREEKETPIIMVSAKRDDVDKVRGLGLGADDYMVKPFSPAELVARVKAHIARFERLTSQEKRERHHIIEINRLQIDKDARRVYLREKEVTLTNREFDLLLFMAENPNIVFNKETLFERVWGLDAVGDTTTVTVHVNRLREKIEIDNREPHYIETVWGAGYRFKI is encoded by the coding sequence ATGAAAAAAATTCTGATTATAGAAGACGATCTGAAAATCGCAGAGCTGGAACGAGACTACCTGGAAATTAACGGTTTCCGGGTAGAACTTGCGGCCGATGGCGGCACCGGACTTTCATCTGCTGTGAATGATGACTTTGATTTGATTGTATTGGATTTAATGCTGCCTGGTATAGACGGCTTTACAATTTGCAGGAGCATCCGTGAAGAAAAGGAAACTCCGATTATAATGGTCTCAGCCAAAAGAGATGATGTCGATAAAGTAAGAGGACTCGGTTTAGGCGCTGATGACTATATGGTCAAACCTTTCAGCCCTGCGGAGCTGGTAGCCCGTGTTAAGGCGCATATTGCCAGGTTTGAGCGGCTGACCAGCCAGGAAAAAAGAGAGCGGCACCATATAATAGAAATAAACCGCCTTCAAATTGATAAGGACGCCAGAAGGGTTTATCTTAGAGAAAAGGAAGTAACCCTGACTAACAGGGAATTTGATCTTCTTTTGTTTATGGCAGAAAATCCCAACATTGTTTTTAATAAAGAAACTTTGTTTGAGAGAGTGTGGGGACTGGATGCAGTGGGAGATACCACGACAGTCACCGTTCATGTGAACCGGCTTCGCGAAAAAATTGAAATAGACAACCGTGAGCCGCATTATATCGAGACCGTTTGGGGAGCAGGTTATCGTTTTAAAATATAA
- the eno gene encoding phosphopyruvate hydratase: MSTYIEDIMAREVLDSRGNPTIEVDVYLEDGSMGRSMVPSGASTGAFEAVELRDGDDSRYMGKGVLKAVENVNYMAEHLVGMDALDQVALDEAMIAIDGTPNKGKMGANAILGISMANAYAAAESLGLPLFRYLGGVNGKTLPTPMMNILNGGEHADNNVDIQEFMIMPVGAKSFSEALRMGSEIFHNLKKVLQKKGLVTSVGDEGGFAPNLESNEEALEAIIEGIQAAGYRPGDDVRLAMDVAASEMYNKESGKYILKGEGKELTTEEMIDFYERLITKYPIISIEDGLDEEDWAGWKIMTERLGKRIQLVGDDLFVTNTERLKKGIDLGVANSILIKVNQIGTLTETLDAIEMAKRAGYTAIVSHRSGETEDVTIADLVVAMNAGQIKTGAPSRTDRVAKYNQLLRIEEYLGQTAIYGGINSFYNLKNV, translated from the coding sequence ATGAGTACATATATTGAAGATATTATGGCACGTGAGGTGCTGGATTCAAGAGGAAATCCGACCATCGAGGTGGATGTTTACCTGGAAGATGGTTCCATGGGCAGAAGCATGGTACCTTCCGGCGCATCGACCGGTGCCTTTGAAGCGGTAGAGTTGCGCGACGGTGATGACAGCCGCTACATGGGAAAGGGCGTTTTAAAAGCAGTTGAGAATGTTAATTATATGGCGGAACATCTGGTAGGGATGGATGCTTTAGATCAGGTTGCGCTGGATGAAGCCATGATCGCCATTGACGGGACCCCCAATAAGGGGAAAATGGGTGCAAATGCCATTTTGGGAATCTCCATGGCCAATGCGTATGCGGCTGCGGAATCTCTGGGACTGCCTTTGTTCAGATATTTAGGTGGTGTCAATGGCAAGACATTGCCAACCCCGATGATGAACATCTTAAACGGCGGCGAACACGCCGACAACAATGTGGATATTCAGGAGTTTATGATTATGCCCGTAGGCGCAAAAAGCTTTTCCGAAGCACTGCGCATGGGTTCAGAAATCTTTCATAACCTGAAAAAGGTACTCCAGAAAAAAGGACTGGTAACTAGCGTTGGCGATGAAGGCGGATTTGCGCCAAATCTTGAATCCAACGAGGAAGCTCTTGAAGCCATCATCGAAGGTATCCAGGCAGCCGGCTACCGTCCAGGCGACGATGTGCGTCTGGCAATGGACGTTGCGGCCTCTGAAATGTACAATAAGGAAAGCGGAAAATATATATTAAAGGGTGAGGGTAAAGAGCTGACAACAGAAGAAATGATTGACTTTTACGAACGCCTGATTACCAAATATCCTATTATTTCCATCGAAGACGGCCTGGACGAAGAAGACTGGGCAGGATGGAAGATTATGACAGAGCGCCTTGGAAAAAGAATCCAGCTGGTTGGCGATGACCTCTTTGTCACAAATACAGAGCGCCTGAAGAAAGGGATTGACCTTGGTGTTGCAAACTCCATTCTCATTAAGGTAAATCAGATTGGGACTTTGACCGAAACACTGGACGCCATTGAAATGGCAAAACGCGCTGGATACACTGCCATCGTTTCACACCGTTCCGGTGAAACAGAGGATGTGACCATTGCAGACCTGGTAGTGGCCATGAACGCCGGCCAGATTAAAACCGGTGCGCCGTCCCGGACAGACCGTGTGGCAAAATATAACCAGCTGCTTCGTATTGAAGAATATTTGGGACAGACAGCCATTTACGGCGGGATCAATTCCTTCTATAATTTGAAAAATGTTTAA
- the amrA gene encoding AmmeMemoRadiSam system protein A, translating into MYLKGIGIASHPPVIIPEIGGGRELMAEKTIRGMRDLALKIAEIKPKVIICITPHGNVFQDGVSVIYETKLEGDMAAYGAPEIRLEKRCDMGLLEEMNRRFAQSDCQSIFLNQKTAEEFDIERKLDHGCMVPLYYIEKYYQDYKLVHLTIGELSLIELFRTGRVLREAIEAYGKDTLILASADLSHCLKDEGPYHFNAMGPVFDERVTQGIERKDYYSILTLSPKIYEPASQCGLRPIVMALGATDSIKTHSRLFSYEGPFGVGYLSAFIDFALEEKDPINESLITRYEQDMVRQHEKRLKAEDAYLALARLTIDTWVEEGRKFDWKQYLDEVKDQKAKTALENQQGGVFVSIYKAGELRGCMGTSQAVTENIAEEIVRNAIEACAYDPRFLPVEPQELYQLEISVDILGRPEYIEALNELDPYRYGIIVEKGVNRALLLPNLPGIETVEQQVEIAKEKAGIIDMQDDFERVVIERFEVERHQTDIAF; encoded by the coding sequence ATGTATTTAAAAGGAATCGGAATCGCGTCACATCCGCCGGTGATTATACCTGAGATTGGCGGCGGCAGAGAACTGATGGCAGAAAAGACTATACGCGGAATGCGTGATCTGGCGTTAAAGATAGCAGAAATCAAACCAAAAGTGATTATTTGTATTACACCTCATGGAAATGTGTTTCAGGATGGTGTCAGTGTCATTTATGAAACCAAGCTTGAAGGAGATATGGCAGCGTACGGCGCACCGGAAATCCGACTGGAAAAACGATGTGATATGGGGCTTCTGGAGGAAATGAACCGCCGATTTGCTCAGTCAGACTGTCAGAGCATTTTTTTAAACCAGAAAACAGCTGAAGAATTCGACATTGAGCGGAAACTGGATCATGGTTGTATGGTTCCGCTTTATTATATCGAAAAGTATTATCAGGATTACAAGCTGGTTCACCTTACCATTGGAGAACTCAGTCTCATTGAGCTTTTCAGAACCGGACGCGTTCTGCGTGAAGCCATCGAAGCCTACGGGAAGGATACGCTGATCCTGGCCAGCGCGGACTTGTCCCATTGCCTTAAAGATGAAGGACCTTACCATTTTAATGCCATGGGCCCGGTGTTTGACGAAAGGGTCACCCAGGGGATAGAGCGGAAGGATTACTATTCCATCTTAACCTTGTCGCCTAAAATTTATGAGCCTGCCAGTCAATGTGGACTCCGTCCGATCGTTATGGCTCTTGGGGCAACCGACAGCATAAAAACCCACTCGAGACTCTTTTCTTATGAAGGGCCTTTTGGCGTCGGCTACCTGAGCGCCTTCATCGATTTTGCTTTAGAGGAAAAAGACCCGATTAACGAAAGCCTTATTACCCGATACGAGCAGGACATGGTCAGACAGCATGAGAAAAGACTAAAGGCAGAGGACGCTTATCTGGCGCTGGCGCGTCTGACCATTGATACCTGGGTAGAGGAAGGACGCAAATTTGACTGGAAACAATATCTGGATGAGGTGAAAGATCAGAAAGCAAAGACAGCCCTTGAAAATCAGCAGGGCGGTGTTTTTGTCTCTATCTATAAAGCCGGTGAGCTGCGGGGCTGTATGGGAACATCCCAGGCCGTAACAGAAAATATCGCGGAAGAAATTGTGCGCAATGCCATCGAAGCCTGTGCCTATGACCCGCGTTTTCTGCCCGTTGAGCCCCAGGAGCTTTATCAACTGGAAATCTCTGTGGATATTTTGGGAAGACCGGAATATATTGAGGCTTTAAACGAGCTGGACCCGTATCGTTACGGTATTATCGTGGAAAAGGGGGTGAACCGCGCTTTGCTGCTGCCGAATCTGCCAGGTATTGAAACAGTTGAGCAGCAGGTAGAGATCGCCAAAGAAAAAGCAGGCATCATTGATATGCAGGATGATTTCGAGCGGGTGGTCATAGAGCGGTTTGAAGTAGAACGCCACCAAACCGATATTGCATTTTAA
- a CDS encoding DUF6440 family protein codes for MKNKKNKSNRFKVILHEVSDDGAGTKIIEDTETGITYLYCYGEGGAGLTVLLDEEGEPAVAPER; via the coding sequence ATGAAAAATAAAAAGAATAAGTCAAACCGTTTTAAGGTTATTTTACATGAAGTATCCGACGATGGCGCGGGAACGAAGATCATAGAAGATACAGAGACTGGTATTACTTATCTTTACTGTTATGGTGAAGGCGGCGCAGGGTTAACCGTTCTGCTGGACGAAGAGGGAGAGCCGGCTGTGGCCCCCGAGAGATAA